In one Rhodohalobacter sp. 614A genomic region, the following are encoded:
- the folE2 gene encoding GTP cyclohydrolase FolE2 has product MITTNLKRFYDPTFVVTDQYKESLPDLQNGPASLIEGANVPIQQVGISNFKLPLKYPTPTGELLTLETSVDGYVGLEAGKKGINMGRIMRTFYKFKEDVFHPDKLRDVLRAYKDDLESKTAFLKLSFNYPMIKKSLRSENEGYQYYRVSFEGKVDEHDRFSSFIHLDFEYSSACPCSYELSEHARETRDIATIPHSQRSVANLTIQLNSEMFIDDLVEICREALQTETQVIVKREDEQAFAEMNGAFQKFVEDAARLLYDEMNKDERIRDFVVRCAHLESLHSHDAVSRICKGVPNGLR; this is encoded by the coding sequence ATGATTACAACCAACTTAAAACGATTTTACGACCCAACCTTTGTAGTAACCGATCAATACAAGGAAAGCCTTCCGGATTTGCAAAATGGTCCGGCCTCATTAATTGAGGGAGCAAACGTTCCGATTCAGCAAGTAGGCATTTCCAATTTTAAACTTCCCTTGAAATATCCAACCCCAACCGGCGAATTGCTAACTCTTGAAACATCCGTTGATGGATATGTTGGGCTGGAAGCCGGGAAGAAAGGAATCAATATGGGACGCATCATGAGAACGTTCTACAAGTTCAAAGAGGATGTCTTTCACCCTGATAAACTTCGGGATGTATTGCGTGCCTATAAAGATGATCTTGAAAGTAAAACTGCATTTTTAAAGCTTTCTTTCAACTATCCAATGATCAAGAAAAGCCTTCGTTCAGAGAATGAAGGGTATCAGTATTACAGGGTTTCGTTTGAAGGAAAGGTGGATGAACACGATCGCTTTTCGAGTTTCATTCATCTTGATTTTGAGTATAGTAGTGCGTGTCCCTGCTCGTATGAATTGTCAGAGCATGCCCGTGAAACGAGAGATATTGCAACCATTCCGCACAGCCAACGAAGTGTAGCCAATCTGACCATTCAGTTGAACAGCGAAATGTTTATTGATGACTTGGTTGAGATCTGCCGGGAAGCTCTTCAGACTGAAACCCAGGTCATTGTAAAACGCGAAGACGAACAAGCTTTTGCCGAGATGAATGGCGCATTCCAAAAATTTGTGGAAGATGCCGCCCGCCTTCTTTATGATGAAATGAATAAAGACGAACGAATCAGAGATTTTGTAGTTCGGTGTGCTCACCTCGAAAGCCTGCACAGCCATGATGCCGTTAGCCGTATTTGCAAAGGCGTTCCAAACGGTTTGAGATAG
- a CDS encoding ExbD/TolR family protein produces the protein MAHFEKKQAKTSQSVPTSAMPDVVFMLLIFFMVTTVLREVELQVQIEYTAAENIEKIEQKRLVSYVYVGPERLGGNRVGDTKVQIDDALVEEMGAIRNIMYDKLVEQPRLIVSLRVDSDSEFGVITDVQQELRHAGTLRINYSTRREI, from the coding sequence ATGGCACATTTTGAAAAGAAACAAGCAAAAACAAGTCAGAGTGTACCAACATCAGCCATGCCTGATGTAGTATTCATGCTTTTGATCTTTTTTATGGTTACCACTGTACTCCGCGAAGTGGAATTACAGGTGCAGATTGAATATACTGCTGCTGAAAACATCGAAAAGATTGAGCAAAAACGACTTGTAAGCTATGTTTACGTCGGGCCTGAACGGCTTGGCGGAAACAGAGTTGGTGATACAAAGGTCCAGATTGACGATGCACTGGTTGAGGAAATGGGCGCAATACGAAATATCATGTACGATAAATTAGTAGAGCAACCTCGACTCATTGTATCTCTACGAGTAGACAGTGATTCTGAATTCGGCGTTATTACTGATGTTCAGCAAGAACTCAGACATGCCGGAACACTTCGAATAAACTACTCAACTCGACGAGAAATTTAG
- a CDS encoding TonB-dependent receptor, translating to MNILNRFLLLLILVVVLPAIGYSQNGTIRGTVYEEATGDPVYGVTVLVQGTSNGTTTDFDGKFTLSLPEGEYSLRISYVSYTPVTIEEVDVESGEVTIIDNILLQKTVEEMEEVVVTAEMVNISEAAMITTKRKSANLLDGISAERFRTIGDSDAAQALKRVTGVSVEGGKYVYVRGLGDRYTKTMMNSVDIPSLDPNKNSLQIDIFPTNLIDNMIITKTAVAEMPADFTGGIVNIETKDFPEEPILDVSVSTSYNPSMHFNSDFLGYDGSNTDFLGFDNGTRELPSGADVENIPTPISGAPSEEVNRFVNSFSSTLGPKELTNPMDVSAGVSLGNQFDLGGDNTFGYILSGTYKRSTSHYDDYRYGEFQNQAQPSAYDLIYATKQNGIVSESNVLLGGMAGIAFKTPNSKYKLTGMHLQNGEDRATSFFINNSVDAPGQSGYTADSYNIEYSERSVTNFLLNGVHYFNNAKWEVNWRLSPTFSTMNDPDVRRIAYTKAPNGLRFNAGAGGFPSRIWRYMDEINAVGRLDITRDYQLFGAGAKFKVGGSHVYKERDYEILAFDMQFFGSIPDLTGDPAEVLKPENIFPNGSIYYQSANPDPNPNSYNSSIQNTSLYVSNEFNLFPSLRTSLGLRVENYVQRHTGRDALYAQGGNGNNLDDEKVLDALDFFPSANLTYFLTENQNLRFSYSRTIARPSFKELSFAQILDPISDRIFNGGLFAIGEWDGNLTETRIHNFDTRWEMFFNRGQLLSFSLFYKSFDAPIELVRVQAQQTSSEFQPRNVGDGQVFGVEFEFRKNLGFIAGPLQNISLSSNVTVTESMIDMTQQEFQARKNYEKEGQSIDDTRQMAGQAPYIINAGLSYDNAAIGLDGGLFYNVQGETLTVVGGGLFPDVYSEPFHNLRLNLNKSFGPNASVNMSVSNILNDSQGEYYHGYETDKQIFSLYNPHTTVSLGFKYSF from the coding sequence ATGAATATTCTAAATAGATTTTTACTACTGCTAATTTTAGTAGTTGTATTGCCAGCTATAGGTTATTCTCAAAATGGAACCATTCGGGGAACTGTTTATGAAGAAGCTACTGGCGATCCTGTTTATGGTGTAACCGTGCTTGTGCAGGGTACATCAAATGGTACAACAACTGATTTTGATGGAAAATTTACTCTCTCATTGCCTGAGGGAGAATACAGCTTGCGAATTTCCTACGTTTCTTATACTCCGGTAACAATTGAAGAAGTTGACGTAGAATCGGGCGAGGTCACAATTATAGACAATATTCTTCTGCAGAAAACTGTAGAAGAAATGGAAGAAGTTGTAGTTACAGCCGAAATGGTGAACATTTCTGAAGCGGCTATGATTACAACAAAACGAAAATCAGCCAATCTTTTAGATGGTATTTCTGCCGAACGATTCAGAACCATTGGCGATTCGGATGCTGCCCAGGCCCTAAAAAGGGTTACCGGCGTTTCTGTTGAAGGTGGTAAATATGTGTACGTAAGAGGATTGGGAGACAGGTATACCAAAACAATGATGAACTCAGTGGACATCCCGAGTCTCGATCCAAATAAAAACAGTCTTCAAATTGATATTTTTCCTACGAATCTGATCGACAATATGATCATTACGAAAACAGCTGTTGCAGAAATGCCAGCTGATTTTACCGGAGGAATTGTAAATATTGAAACAAAAGATTTTCCTGAAGAGCCGATTTTAGATGTATCTGTAAGTACAAGTTATAATCCTTCCATGCACTTTAATAGCGATTTCCTGGGATATGATGGAAGTAATACTGATTTTCTCGGTTTTGACAATGGTACCAGAGAGCTCCCAAGTGGAGCTGATGTGGAAAATATTCCGACACCAATAAGCGGGGCACCCAGCGAAGAGGTCAATAGATTTGTGAACAGCTTTAGTTCCACATTGGGCCCCAAAGAGTTGACAAATCCAATGGATGTAAGCGCCGGTGTTTCATTGGGCAACCAATTTGATTTGGGTGGCGATAACACATTTGGCTATATCTTATCAGGAACGTATAAACGGTCTACCAGCCACTACGACGACTATAGATATGGGGAGTTCCAAAATCAGGCACAACCATCTGCTTACGATTTAATTTATGCTACAAAACAAAATGGGATTGTGTCTGAGAGTAATGTTCTTTTGGGCGGAATGGCAGGTATCGCATTTAAAACACCTAATTCAAAATATAAACTTACAGGAATGCACCTGCAGAATGGAGAAGATCGCGCTACTTCGTTCTTTATCAACAACAGTGTGGATGCACCCGGCCAATCCGGATATACAGCGGATTCCTACAACATTGAGTACAGCGAGCGAAGCGTTACGAACTTTTTGCTGAATGGAGTTCACTATTTTAATAATGCAAAGTGGGAGGTGAACTGGAGGCTTTCACCAACGTTTTCCACGATGAATGATCCTGACGTTCGGCGCATTGCATATACCAAAGCACCAAATGGCCTTCGGTTTAATGCCGGTGCCGGAGGGTTTCCAAGCAGAATCTGGCGCTACATGGACGAAATTAATGCTGTTGGCCGATTGGATATTACACGCGATTACCAGTTGTTTGGAGCCGGCGCAAAATTCAAAGTGGGTGGAAGCCATGTTTACAAAGAAAGGGATTATGAAATTCTGGCTTTTGATATGCAATTTTTCGGTTCCATTCCGGACCTGACAGGTGATCCTGCAGAGGTTTTGAAACCGGAAAATATTTTCCCCAATGGAAGTATCTACTATCAATCCGCTAATCCGGATCCAAATCCAAACTCATACAACTCCAGCATTCAGAATACTTCATTATACGTTTCAAATGAGTTTAACCTGTTCCCGAGTCTCAGAACAAGCTTAGGTCTGCGTGTTGAGAATTATGTACAACGCCATACCGGGCGTGATGCGCTGTATGCCCAGGGAGGAAATGGTAATAATCTGGATGATGAAAAAGTATTGGATGCTTTGGATTTCTTCCCATCTGCAAACCTTACATACTTCCTGACGGAGAACCAAAACTTGCGATTCTCTTACTCAAGAACCATTGCAAGGCCATCATTTAAGGAACTTTCTTTCGCCCAGATTTTAGATCCGATTTCGGATCGTATTTTCAACGGCGGACTGTTTGCAATCGGTGAATGGGACGGTAACCTGACGGAAACCAGAATTCATAATTTTGACACCCGGTGGGAGATGTTCTTCAACAGAGGACAGTTACTGTCATTTAGCTTGTTCTACAAATCATTTGACGCTCCTATAGAACTTGTTCGAGTTCAGGCACAACAGACTTCAAGTGAATTCCAGCCTCGAAATGTTGGTGATGGACAGGTTTTCGGTGTGGAATTTGAGTTCAGAAAGAACCTCGGGTTTATTGCAGGGCCATTGCAAAACATTAGCCTGAGCAGTAATGTTACCGTCACGGAATCAATGATTGATATGACCCAGCAGGAATTCCAGGCTCGTAAGAATTATGAAAAAGAAGGTCAGTCAATTGATGACACCCGACAAATGGCCGGACAGGCACCGTACATCATTAATGCGGGTTTATCATATGATAATGCTGCAATTGGTTTGGATGGCGGACTCTTCTATAACGTTCAGGGAGAAACACTTACCGTGGTTGGCGGCGGTCTTTTCCCGGACGTTTATAGCGAACCATTTCACAATCTCAGGCTCAATTTAAACAAATCCTTTGGGCCAAATGCATCTGTGAATATGAGTGTTTCCAACATCCTGAATGATAGCCAGGGAGAGTATTATCATGGTTATGAAACAGATAAGCAGATATTCAGTCTTTATAACCCGCATACCACCGTAAGCCTTGGATTTAAATATTCGTTTTAA
- a CDS encoding 6-pyruvoyl trahydropterin synthase family protein: protein MVYVTRKAHFNASHRLHNPNKSDEWNQRVFGKCNNPNWHGHNYIIEVTVVGEPHPETGYVIDLGKLKSIIKEKVIDLCDHKNLNLEVSFLDGIIPSTENLCKAFFYELKDEIEHASDNNPKLYSVRLQETERNSAEYCPYLSV, encoded by the coding sequence TTGGTTTACGTTACGCGAAAAGCACATTTTAATGCCTCTCATCGTCTTCATAATCCGAATAAATCGGACGAATGGAACCAGAGAGTTTTCGGGAAATGCAACAACCCAAACTGGCACGGACACAACTATATTATAGAAGTTACCGTCGTTGGTGAGCCACATCCCGAAACTGGATATGTGATTGATCTGGGAAAGTTGAAATCCATTATCAAGGAAAAGGTTATTGATCTCTGTGATCATAAAAATCTGAACCTGGAAGTCTCTTTTTTAGATGGCATTATTCCTTCAACAGAAAATCTGTGTAAAGCTTTTTTTTATGAGTTGAAAGATGAGATAGAACACGCTTCCGACAACAATCCCAAGTTGTATTCCGTCCGCTTACAGGAAACCGAACGAAACAGTGCAGAATATTGTCCCTATCTTTCGGTATAA
- the thiL gene encoding thiamine-phosphate kinase yields the protein MDSKNFQQIKDLGFSSLIEEFKNYTGESRKEIIKGIGDDASVYKEVTGNITSTSSEIFLEGIHFDVTYTPLHHLGYKIVTGAVSDIYAMNSNPVQLLVDLAIPNKYSVQMIEQLYKGIDRACSDYGIQLTGGDSTASHQLLAISVTALGTSKKESVIYRDGAHHGDVICVTGDLGSAIAGLRVLMREKQEWQEQNGGEQFQPDLEPYEYVVQRQLVPMARQDFIKALAEMEDKPSSMIDVTQGLIADLKEIAKNSGLGAEIYSPAVPISLETRQVADEMKEDVDKYAFYGGEDFEMLFTLKESNVEKLKAEFDDFSVIGKMSNEFKNLKINTGEDRTIEFDL from the coding sequence ATGGATTCAAAAAACTTTCAACAAATCAAAGATTTAGGATTCTCTTCACTCATAGAGGAGTTTAAAAATTATACAGGAGAGTCAAGAAAAGAGATTATTAAAGGAATTGGTGATGATGCCTCTGTATATAAAGAGGTAACCGGGAATATAACTTCAACCTCTTCAGAAATATTTCTTGAGGGTATCCATTTTGATGTCACCTACACTCCCTTACATCACCTTGGTTATAAAATAGTAACCGGCGCTGTAAGCGACATTTATGCTATGAATAGCAATCCGGTTCAGCTTCTGGTGGATTTGGCTATACCCAATAAATATTCGGTTCAGATGATTGAACAATTATACAAGGGTATAGACAGAGCATGCTCAGATTACGGTATTCAACTTACAGGAGGAGATTCCACAGCCTCTCACCAGCTTTTAGCAATTTCCGTAACCGCATTGGGTACGTCAAAAAAAGAGAGTGTTATTTATAGAGATGGCGCCCATCACGGGGATGTCATCTGTGTTACGGGAGATTTAGGTTCAGCAATTGCAGGTCTCAGAGTTTTAATGAGAGAAAAACAAGAGTGGCAGGAACAGAATGGTGGAGAACAGTTTCAGCCAGATCTTGAACCATACGAATATGTAGTACAACGGCAACTTGTACCGATGGCCCGACAAGATTTTATTAAAGCTCTTGCAGAGATGGAAGACAAACCGTCAAGTATGATTGATGTTACCCAGGGATTGATTGCAGACCTGAAAGAGATTGCAAAGAACTCGGGACTTGGAGCTGAAATATATTCTCCTGCAGTACCCATATCTCTTGAAACAAGGCAAGTGGCCGATGAAATGAAAGAAGATGTTGATAAATATGCGTTTTATGGCGGAGAAGATTTTGAAATGCTGTTTACGCTCAAAGAATCAAATGTAGAAAAACTAAAGGCCGAATTTGATGATTTTTCTGTGATCGGAAAAATGTCGAATGAATTTAAAAATTTGAAGATAAATACAGGAGAAGACCGCACTATAGAGTTTGATTTGTAA
- a CDS encoding MotA/TolQ/ExbB proton channel family protein, whose amino-acid sequence MTSSLALFFLQAGADAGFFNVIVEKFNEGGEFMWPVLIALILGLAIFLERIITLNLADINTRKFVLEVQQALQEGGIPAAQELCAKTRGPVASVFQAGLMRADEGIDAAEKAITTYGSIEMSFLERGLVWLSLFIAIAPLLGFLGTVVGMIEAFDAIEAAADISPSLVARGIKIALLTTAGGLLAGIILQIGYNYCVSKIDRLISDMEESSITLIDSIVLLKEGKKIVPEEDTTE is encoded by the coding sequence ATGACTTCATCTTTAGCTCTCTTTTTTCTACAAGCTGGGGCTGATGCTGGCTTTTTTAATGTAATCGTCGAAAAATTTAATGAAGGAGGCGAGTTCATGTGGCCTGTACTAATAGCCCTTATTCTAGGATTGGCTATTTTTCTGGAGCGCATTATTACATTAAATCTGGCTGACATAAACACCAGGAAATTTGTACTTGAAGTACAGCAAGCACTTCAGGAAGGTGGTATCCCGGCTGCACAAGAATTATGTGCTAAAACACGTGGACCGGTAGCTTCCGTTTTTCAGGCAGGTTTAATGCGTGCCGATGAAGGTATCGATGCCGCTGAAAAAGCAATTACAACCTATGGATCAATTGAGATGAGCTTCCTCGAGCGAGGACTTGTATGGTTATCTCTCTTTATCGCTATTGCACCACTCCTTGGCTTCCTTGGAACTGTAGTTGGTATGATTGAGGCCTTCGATGCTATTGAAGCCGCTGCCGATATCTCTCCAAGCTTGGTTGCACGTGGTATTAAAATTGCATTGTTGACAACAGCTGGTGGTCTTCTTGCAGGTATTATTCTCCAGATCGGTTACAACTATTGTGTGTCAAAAATTGACAGACTGATCTCCGATATGGAAGAAAGCTCTATTACTCTTATCGACTCTATTGTACTCCTTAAAGAAGGTAAAAAAATAGTTCCTGAAGAGGATACAACCGAGTAA
- a CDS encoding OmpA family protein, whose protein sequence is MTTNKITLFLLILTIGALLFSSCKTAEEISEPEPEPTVTEAPVEDNTDYSAQQPEEEEEVEMVEDLNTINFGFDLYTITDRAARLLADNVTVLRDHPNTRVRVDAYTDHVGGDQYNLRLSLRRAAAVVDFYRQNGISEGRIESRGLGKAPIPCAEMEMDQDTPGCEKNRRAESHPLNPRS, encoded by the coding sequence ATGACAACTAACAAAATTACACTATTCCTCCTCATCTTAACAATTGGGGCATTATTATTCAGTTCATGTAAAACTGCAGAAGAAATTTCTGAGCCAGAACCGGAGCCAACTGTTACAGAAGCACCGGTTGAGGACAATACTGATTATTCGGCCCAACAACCTGAAGAGGAAGAAGAAGTTGAAATGGTAGAAGATTTAAATACCATTAACTTTGGCTTTGACCTGTACACAATAACAGATCGTGCGGCAAGACTTCTTGCTGATAACGTAACCGTTCTTCGGGATCATCCCAATACACGAGTTCGTGTAGATGCCTATACCGATCACGTTGGTGGCGATCAATACAACCTGAGATTGAGTTTACGACGTGCTGCTGCCGTGGTAGATTTCTATCGACAAAACGGAATTAGTGAAGGTCGGATTGAATCACGTGGATTAGGAAAAGCTCCGATTCCATGTGCCGAAATGGAAATGGATCAAGACACTCCTGGTTGCGAAAAGAATCGCAGAGCGGAATCGCATCCACTTAATCCAAGAAGTTAA
- a CDS encoding ExbD/TolR family protein — protein sequence MLKKKRNREEPEINGSSLADIAFLLLIFFLVVTTIDVDTGIGLILPPMPDENTDPPPVKERNLLNILVNAQGMVLIDEEPASISSVKEKIKTFVNNNGANPDLSESPNDAIVSIKTQRATPYNVYIDMLDEVMGAYAELRHTASMERFGVPYTSLEDQTVEQEEIQELYPKKISIAEPDEG from the coding sequence ATGTTAAAGAAAAAGCGAAACAGAGAAGAGCCAGAGATCAATGGTTCTTCACTTGCAGATATCGCCTTTTTGCTTCTTATTTTCTTTCTCGTTGTAACAACCATTGATGTTGATACAGGTATTGGGTTGATATTACCGCCAATGCCTGACGAAAACACAGACCCGCCACCAGTAAAAGAGCGAAATCTGCTTAATATCCTGGTGAATGCACAGGGAATGGTTCTTATTGATGAAGAACCTGCCTCTATAAGTTCTGTGAAGGAAAAAATTAAGACATTTGTGAATAATAACGGTGCGAATCCGGATTTATCAGAATCACCTAATGATGCGATTGTATCCATTAAAACACAAAGAGCTACTCCCTATAACGTTTACATAGATATGCTTGATGAAGTGATGGGCGCTTATGCCGAGTTACGTCATACTGCATCTATGGAAAGGTTTGGAGTTCCGTACACTTCCTTGGAAGATCAAACGGTGGAGCAAGAGGAGATACAAGAATTGTATCCAAAGAAAATTTCAATCGCAGAACCTGACGAGGGTTAA
- the ftsH gene encoding ATP-dependent zinc metalloprotease FtsH encodes MAKKNFPQKNSNNKDSKNSKKTPRFPIWIYVVLFLVLIGFNLYFVPGTSSERIKYSEFLEYVEEGYVDEITITNKVEIQGEYSEKAFEEGLVERPTPNQNSWTGTTDGATGKFSTTMLEGDEIRPVLDANNVVYDVRIEEDWFSGILIWLIPIALIVVFWIFIFRRMNPGQQVLNIGKNKASLYDKQTESKVSFKDVAGLEEAKAEVEEVVEFLSNPQKFTRLGGTLPKGVLLVGPPGTGKTLLAKATAGEADVPFFSLSGSDFVEMFVGVGAARVRDLFKQAKEKAPCIVFIDEIDSIGRTRGRGMAMSSNDERENTLNQLLSEMDGFNSDKGVIIMAATNRPDILDSALLRPGRFDRQIMIDKPDLKGRMQVLEVHSRKLELSENIDLKVLASQTPGFAGAELANLCNEAALFAARRDKKKVEMEDFQDAIERVVAGLEKKNKLISPHERKIVAYHESGHAIVGWMLEHTDPVLKVSIVPRGFAALGYTLQTPLEDRFLMTTEELEDKICALLGGRVAEEIVFGKVSTGAQNDLERITNMAFAMVAEYGMSQELGYLSLKDSSSPENSYGFNKKYSEHTAQQIDEAVRKIIQKNYRRTLDLLKKYEDKLQVMAETLLEKEVLNHHDLREMLGDRPSGNYPEGIFEDTTSEKSTSNGTPKLIGHEKNDSANGENEVEEQAESLEKSEKEEDQEEEEKS; translated from the coding sequence ATGGCGAAAAAAAATTTTCCGCAGAAAAATTCAAACAATAAGGACAGCAAGAACAGTAAGAAAACCCCTCGTTTTCCCATTTGGATTTATGTTGTCTTGTTCCTGGTATTAATTGGTTTCAATCTTTATTTCGTGCCGGGAACCTCATCAGAACGCATTAAATACAGCGAATTTCTTGAATATGTAGAAGAAGGATATGTAGACGAAATCACGATTACGAACAAAGTTGAGATCCAGGGAGAATATTCAGAAAAAGCCTTCGAAGAGGGACTTGTTGAACGTCCAACTCCAAATCAAAATAGCTGGACGGGAACAACCGATGGGGCAACCGGCAAGTTTTCAACGACTATGCTCGAAGGCGATGAAATCCGCCCCGTCTTAGATGCCAATAATGTTGTATATGATGTTCGCATTGAAGAAGATTGGTTTAGCGGTATCTTAATATGGCTGATTCCAATTGCGTTGATCGTCGTTTTCTGGATATTCATTTTCCGCAGAATGAATCCCGGTCAACAGGTATTGAATATTGGCAAAAACAAAGCCTCTCTTTACGATAAACAGACCGAAAGTAAAGTTTCTTTTAAAGATGTCGCTGGTCTTGAAGAAGCAAAAGCAGAAGTTGAAGAAGTCGTAGAATTTTTAAGTAATCCACAGAAATTTACACGTCTTGGCGGTACGCTTCCCAAAGGTGTTCTGCTTGTGGGCCCTCCTGGCACGGGTAAAACTTTGCTGGCTAAAGCGACGGCAGGTGAGGCTGATGTACCCTTTTTCTCTTTAAGTGGTTCTGATTTTGTGGAAATGTTCGTTGGGGTAGGGGCCGCGAGGGTTCGTGATCTATTCAAGCAGGCCAAAGAAAAAGCACCCTGTATCGTTTTTATTGATGAGATTGATTCAATCGGACGTACGCGAGGTCGTGGAATGGCGATGAGCTCTAACGATGAGCGGGAAAATACGCTGAACCAGTTGCTTAGCGAGATGGACGGATTTAATTCCGACAAAGGTGTAATCATTATGGCGGCAACAAACCGCCCCGATATTTTGGATTCCGCTCTATTGAGACCCGGCCGATTTGATCGTCAGATCATGATTGATAAACCGGATTTAAAAGGGCGTATGCAGGTTCTTGAAGTTCACTCCCGAAAACTTGAGCTTTCCGAGAATATTGATCTGAAAGTATTGGCTTCACAAACTCCGGGTTTTGCAGGTGCTGAACTGGCTAACCTTTGTAATGAAGCCGCACTTTTCGCCGCCCGCCGCGATAAGAAAAAAGTGGAAATGGAAGATTTTCAGGATGCCATTGAGCGTGTAGTTGCAGGTCTTGAGAAGAAGAACAAACTCATTAGTCCACATGAAAGGAAAATAGTTGCATACCACGAATCGGGGCATGCCATCGTTGGATGGATGCTTGAACATACAGATCCTGTTCTGAAGGTAAGTATTGTTCCGCGTGGTTTTGCTGCACTTGGTTATACCCTTCAAACGCCACTTGAAGATCGATTTCTGATGACTACGGAAGAGTTGGAAGATAAAATTTGTGCTCTTCTTGGTGGACGTGTGGCTGAAGAAATTGTTTTTGGCAAAGTATCTACCGGTGCGCAAAACGACCTTGAGCGAATAACCAACATGGCATTTGCGATGGTTGCTGAGTATGGCATGAGCCAGGAATTAGGATACTTGTCCCTGAAAGATTCCAGCAGTCCTGAGAATAGTTATGGATTCAATAAAAAGTACTCTGAACATACAGCACAACAAATTGACGAAGCTGTTCGCAAAATTATTCAGAAAAACTACCGTCGTACACTCGATCTCCTGAAGAAATACGAAGATAAACTTCAGGTAATGGCCGAAACTTTATTGGAAAAAGAAGTCCTTAATCATCATGATCTAAGAGAGATGTTAGGTGACAGGCCCAGTGGCAATTACCCTGAAGGAATTTTTGAAGATACCACATCTGAAAAATCTACTTCTAACGGAACTCCAAAATTAATCGGCCATGAAAAAAATGATTCGGCCAATGGAGAAAATGAAGTAGAAGAACAGGCAGAATCACTTGAAAAGAGTGAAAAAGAAGAGGATCAGGAGGAAGAAGAAAAAAGCTGA